A genomic region of Streptomyces sp. NBC_00247 contains the following coding sequences:
- a CDS encoding DMT family transporter, whose translation MAWVLLIVAGLLEVGWSIGMKYAEGFTRLWPSVFTVLGIVASMLLLAQAAKSLPIGTAYGVWVGIGAAGAAVLGMVVLHEPVTAARIFFVCLLLVSVVGLKATSGH comes from the coding sequence GTGGCCTGGGTTCTTTTGATCGTCGCCGGTCTGCTCGAAGTGGGCTGGTCGATCGGTATGAAGTACGCGGAGGGGTTCACCCGGCTGTGGCCGAGCGTGTTCACCGTCCTCGGGATCGTGGCCAGCATGCTGCTGCTGGCGCAGGCGGCGAAGTCGCTGCCGATCGGTACGGCGTACGGCGTGTGGGTGGGGATCGGGGCCGCCGGTGCGGCGGTGCTCGGGATGGTGGTGCTGCACGAGCCGGTGACCGCCGCCCGGATCTTCTTCGTCTGTCTGCTGCTGGTGTCCGTGGTGGGGCTGAAGGCGACTTCGGGGCACTGA